From Chloracidobacterium thermophilum B:
GGCCATCAGTGCCTTTCTGCCATGGCTGGTCATTCCGCTGCTGATGATTGGTGGCGCTTTCCTGTGTTTTGAAGGCGTCGAAAAACTGGTTCACAAATTGCTGCACCCGGAAGAAAACCAGGACGCAGCCGAAACTACGCCTCACGATGGTGCATCTGCTGATGCCACATCGGGCAACGAACGGGAAAAGATCAGAGGTGCGGTCCGAACGGATTTCATCCTGTCGGCCGAGATCATCGTGATTGCGCTTGGGGCAGTGGCAGCAAAGCCGTTCCCTACCCAGCTTGGTGTGTTGACGGCCGTGGCCGTGCTCATGACGGTTGGCGTCTATGGGTTGGTGGCCGGGATTGTCAAGCTGGATGATGTGGGGCTTTATCTCAGCCAGCGCCCGACTGTGCTGCTGCGGTGGCTGGGGCGCGGGCTGGTGGGATTGGCCCCCTATCTGATGAGGTTTCTTTCGATTGCCGGGACGGCCGCGATGTTTCTGGTCGGCGGCGGCATTCTGGTTCACGGTGTGCCGGTAGTTCACCACTGGGTCGAGGAACTGGAACACCTGGTGGCAGCCATCCCGACGGTGGGGCGCGCCCTGTCCTGGTTTGTCGGCCCGGTGGGCGATGGCGTGTTTGGCGTCCTCGTCGGTGCTGGCGTTCTGCTGCTGGTTTTGGTGTTCAAACAACTTGCCGGACGGTTCCGAATGCGTCCTGCGTCCTGAAGGCTATCCTGGATAGGGGAAACACCAGCATGAAACCTGGATGGGTGACGGTCGTGCTGCTGACCGGCATGATGTTGCCGGTACAGGCGGCCGTGAATGCCAAGCTCCGTACTTTCGTCGTCAATCCCATTTACAGCGCGCTCATCAGCTTTGGGGTCGGAACGAGTCTGCTCGTTGTACTGGCCTCCGCTATGGCCTGGGCAGGCTGGGCCGGGCATCTGCGGGGTGCGGTCTCCGCTCCGTGGTGGGCCTGGGTGGGAGGGGCGCTGGGGGCGGTCTTCGTCACCATGGCCATTCTGGCTGTGCCGCGTATCGGCGCGGCCGGCTACTCGGTAGCCATTATCACGGGACAACTCATCGGGGCGCTGATCCTTGACCACTACGGTTGGTTGGGGCTGGCACAGCAGCCTCTGACCTGGTCACGCCTGCTTGGTGCCGTCTTGTTGCTGGTGGCTGTGTGGCTCATCCAGCGTTAGCCGGCGCGCAAGGCTAGTCACGGGGTGGCACATCCGGCGGACGCCGGTCGCGGGGACGGGTAGCGTCGGGCAGCGGCGGCGGCCCGGTCACTGGCGGCAGTTCCGGTGGGGGAAGCTGGATGTCAGGTTCGACCACCACGCCCGGAGTGCCCATCGCGGCGGCGTTAGTCTGCGTGCAATCCTTCTTTGGGGCTGTCCCGGCCAGAAACCATTCCTCGATGGTTTCACCCTGGCAGGCTGGAGAAGGAAGCAGCCCGGTTTGCAAATCCACGGTCACTTTTTCCACGCCTTCGGCATCAGGGAAGGCATCACCGGTCAGGTCAGGGCGGAACTTGAGGACGGCGCGCATGAAGTTGACGAAAATCGGCAGCGCCGAATTCCCTCCGGTGATACCGAGTTGGCGGTTGTCGTCATATCCGACATAGACCACGCAGACCATGTGTGGTGTAAAGCCGGCAAACCAGCCATCGCGGCTCGTGCCGGTTTTGCCGGCCAGGGCCTTGGTCAAACCGTTGGCTTTGGTGGCCGTGCCGCGTTCGATGGGGCCGCGCAGCAGGTGCGTCATGACGGCGGCGACGGCCGGAGAGATGACCGGCGTTGTCTGCGGCTCCACCTTTTCCACGAGGTTGCCTTTGCCATCGGCGATGAAGGTCAGGGCGCGGGGTTCGACCCGTGCGCCACGGTTGGGGAAAGCGGTGTAGGCGCGGGCCACTTCAAGCGGTGTTGCCTCTTTTGTGCCCAGCGCCAGACTCGGATACGCCTCCGGGCGCGGCAGCCCGAACCGTTCAGCCGTACGCGCTACCCGGTCGTAACCTACGGCCTCGGCGACGCTGACCGTAACGACATTGAGCGACCTGGACAGCGCCGTGCGCACGGTGACGTATTGGTTGCTGTAGGTCTGTCCAAAATTGTCAGGGCTGTAGGTCTGCCCGTTGCCGTAGGTGAAGGTGCGCTTCTCGTCCTTGAACAGGGATGATGGGGTGATGACCTCTTCCTCAATGGCCGCCGTATAGACGAAGGGTTTAAACACCGAACCCGGTTGGCGGCGGGCGTCCGTAACGCGGTTGAGCTGGGATTGCGAATAGTCCCGGCCGCCCACCATGGCCAGAATGTCTCCAGTGTGGGCATCGAGGGCGATGAGCGCAGCATCCAGCCCTGGTGCCGGCTTTTTGACGAGATTTGCCAGCCCCTTCTGGACGGCTTCGACCGCGGCCTGCTGCAGGTTGATGTCCAGCGTGGTGTAAATGCGGGCGGCCGGGTCAGAGAGCACCCGGTCGAGTTTTCGCTCGGCAAGCACGCTTTGCAGGTAATCCAGATAGTAGGGGGCATCGGCGTTGCTGCTGGCGCGCCGGGGCGCAACGCCAAGCGGGGCAGCCTTGGCTTTTTCATACTCGGCCGGGGTGATGAAGCCGACTTCGAGCATGTCGCCCAGCACCTTGTTGCGGCGTTCGAGGGCGCGTTCCGGGTGTTTGAAGGGCGAGTAATAGCCCGGACCGCGGATGATGCCGGCCAGAAAAGCAGCCTCCGGCAGGCTGAGCTGGATGATGTCCTTGCCGAAGTAAAACCGCGCTGCTTCACCAAAGCCGTTAATGGAATAGCTGCCATCCTGCCCCAGGTAAATCTCGTTGCAGTACATCTGGAAAATCTGGGGCTTGGTCAGGCGCGTTTCAAGGATGATGGCAATGTAGGCTTCCTTGAGTTTGCGGCTCAGCGTGCGCTCCGGCGTCAGGAAAAAGTTTTTGACAAGCTGCTGGGTGATGGTTGAGCCGCCCTGCAAGCCGCCGTCCCGATCTGTGAAGTTCCGGTAGATGGCGCGGGCCAGTCCGCGCAGGTCAATGCCCCGGTGGTCGAAAAACCGCCGGTCCTCGACGGCGACTACGGCCTGGACGAGTACCTTGGGCAGGTCATTGAACTCGACGATCTTGCGCTTTTCCCGTTCCCTGTTGAGCGCCGTCAGCAGCGGCGGTTCCAGCAGGCATTCGGTGAGCGGTTGCTGGTTGGGGAGTTCGACGATGTTGACCGGCGTGTTACCGTTGAACCGGATGCGGACGGAAGGGAATTTCTGTCCGGCCAGCGGCGCATCGGTGCTGGGGAGAATGTCGAGCCGGTTGCCATCGAGCAGGTAGCGTCCGCGCGTGGTGTCACCTGCCTGGGACTGGGCAACGTAACCGGCCCGGTTCAGGTATTCCAAGATTTGCGCCTTGCCGAACGGGCCACCTTTGATGATACGCGCCGGAGCCGCATAGATACCACTGGACCGGACAAAGGACTCCCCCCGCAGCTTCTGGTCAATCATCGTCGAGAACACGACGTAGTAGTAGGTCAGGACGATAACGATCGGGAGCAGGGCCAGCGCCAGAAAAAAAACACGCCGTGGCGTAATGAGCCGTTGCCACCAGTGTTTGGTGCGAAAAACCCGCGGGTCGTTCTTGAAAGCTGGGTGATTTCCAGTCATGAGGACATCGTACGACGTTTCCTAAACTCGCCAATACCCCCTTGCCAGGACTTTACGCTTGTTGTCAGGAGTTTTTTCATGGATTTCACTGGGAAAGTCATCCTCATCACGGGTGGCGGCCGCGGCATCGGACGGGCTGCGGCCCTGAAGTTTGCCCGGCACGGCGCCGATGTGGCGCTGGCCGCGCGGACGGCGGCTGATCTTGAAGCCGTGGCCGGAGAGATTCGCGCCCTGGGGCGGCGCGTTGTCGCCGTGCCAACCGATACCACCAACCGCGAGCAGGTGACCGCTTTTGTGGCAGCCACCATAAGCCAGCTTGGCCGCATTGATGTGGTTGTCAATGCCGCCGGGATTGGGATTCTCAAGCCGTTTCTGGAGTTGACCGAAGCCGATCTGGACCGGATGCTGGCTGTCAACGTCCGGGGCGTTTTCAACGTAACACAGGTGGCGGCACCGGAGATGACCAAAACCGGTGGTGGGATTGTCATCAACATTCCGGGGATTCTGGGGCGGGCGGCGATGATGCAGGCCGCCGGATACTGCGCCTCAAAGTTTGCCGTCACCGGTATGACCCGCGCCATGGCGCTCGACTTGAAGCGCAACGGCATCCGCTTTACGCTGCTACACTTTGGCGGTGTGGATTCACCTTTTTGGGATACCATCGCCATGCGCGTCCAGCGGGACAGGATGTTGTCGGTCGAAGAAGCCGCCAACGCCATTCTCTTTGCCGCCTCGCACACCGGCAACGGCGTGCTGAACGAACTGGTGCTCCAACCGGAAAGCCATCAGATGTGAGTTGCCATCAACCCCCGGCAGGGAAGCCATGGCTTCTCTGCCGTCTTTGGGTGTAGGGTATGGAAATCGTCACGCGCATTGCCCGAATGCGCCATTTGGCGCCGCGCCTCAAGCAGGACCGGAAAAAACTGGCGCTGGTGCCAACGATGAGCGCCCTCCACGAAGGCCATCTCAGTCTTATCCGCCGGGCGCAGATTCTGGCTGATGCGGTGGTCGTTTCGATTTTTTTCAATCCGATTCACTTTCAGGCCGGAGAGGAGTTTGATGTTCCGGCCCGTGACCTGGCGCGTGATGCCGAGCTGATGGCCAAGCGCGGAGTGGATGTTTTGTTTGCGCCGAGTGTGGACGAAATTTACCCGGAGGACATGCTGACTTACGTCACAACAGACACCCTGGATTGCCGGCTGTGTGGGGCCCAACAGCCTAACTACTTTCGCGGTGTGACGACCATTGTCAACAAGCTCATCAACATCGTACGGCCGGACTACACGCTGGTGGGGCAGAAGGATGCCCAGCAGTCCATCATCATCCGCCG
This genomic window contains:
- a CDS encoding DUF808 domain-containing protein, whose protein sequence is MPGGSLLLLLDDIASTLDDISVMTKVAAKKTAGVVGDDLTLNAQQLTGVRTDRELSVVWAVAKGSAINKVILVPSALAISAFLPWLVIPLLMIGGAFLCFEGVEKLVHKLLHPEENQDAAETTPHDGASADATSGNEREKIRGAVRTDFILSAEIIVIALGAVAAKPFPTQLGVLTAVAVLMTVGVYGLVAGIVKLDDVGLYLSQRPTVLLRWLGRGLVGLAPYLMRFLSIAGTAAMFLVGGGILVHGVPVVHHWVEELEHLVAAIPTVGRALSWFVGPVGDGVFGVLVGAGVLLLVLVFKQLAGRFRMRPAS
- a CDS encoding DMT family transporter, with the translated sequence MKPGWVTVVLLTGMMLPVQAAVNAKLRTFVVNPIYSALISFGVGTSLLVVLASAMAWAGWAGHLRGAVSAPWWAWVGGALGAVFVTMAILAVPRIGAAGYSVAIITGQLIGALILDHYGWLGLAQQPLTWSRLLGAVLLLVAVWLIQR
- a CDS encoding transglycosylase domain-containing protein, which produces MTGNHPAFKNDPRVFRTKHWWQRLITPRRVFFLALALLPIVIVLTYYYVVFSTMIDQKLRGESFVRSSGIYAAPARIIKGGPFGKAQILEYLNRAGYVAQSQAGDTTRGRYLLDGNRLDILPSTDAPLAGQKFPSVRIRFNGNTPVNIVELPNQQPLTECLLEPPLLTALNREREKRKIVEFNDLPKVLVQAVVAVEDRRFFDHRGIDLRGLARAIYRNFTDRDGGLQGGSTITQQLVKNFFLTPERTLSRKLKEAYIAIILETRLTKPQIFQMYCNEIYLGQDGSYSINGFGEAARFYFGKDIIQLSLPEAAFLAGIIRGPGYYSPFKHPERALERRNKVLGDMLEVGFITPAEYEKAKAAPLGVAPRRASSNADAPYYLDYLQSVLAERKLDRVLSDPAARIYTTLDINLQQAAVEAVQKGLANLVKKPAPGLDAALIALDAHTGDILAMVGGRDYSQSQLNRVTDARRQPGSVFKPFVYTAAIEEEVITPSSLFKDEKRTFTYGNGQTYSPDNFGQTYSNQYVTVRTALSRSLNVVTVSVAEAVGYDRVARTAERFGLPRPEAYPSLALGTKEATPLEVARAYTAFPNRGARVEPRALTFIADGKGNLVEKVEPQTTPVISPAVAAVMTHLLRGPIERGTATKANGLTKALAGKTGTSRDGWFAGFTPHMVCVVYVGYDDNRQLGITGGNSALPIFVNFMRAVLKFRPDLTGDAFPDAEGVEKVTVDLQTGLLPSPACQGETIEEWFLAGTAPKKDCTQTNAAAMGTPGVVVEPDIQLPPPELPPVTGPPPLPDATRPRDRRPPDVPPRD
- a CDS encoding SDR family oxidoreductase; translated protein: MDFTGKVILITGGGRGIGRAAALKFARHGADVALAARTAADLEAVAGEIRALGRRVVAVPTDTTNREQVTAFVAATISQLGRIDVVVNAAGIGILKPFLELTEADLDRMLAVNVRGVFNVTQVAAPEMTKTGGGIVINIPGILGRAAMMQAAGYCASKFAVTGMTRAMALDLKRNGIRFTLLHFGGVDSPFWDTIAMRVQRDRMLSVEEAANAILFAASHTGNGVLNELVLQPESHQM
- the panC gene encoding pantoate--beta-alanine ligase, producing the protein MEIVTRIARMRHLAPRLKQDRKKLALVPTMSALHEGHLSLIRRAQILADAVVVSIFFNPIHFQAGEEFDVPARDLARDAELMAKRGVDVLFAPSVDEIYPEDMLTYVTTDTLDCRLCGAQQPNYFRGVTTIVNKLINIVRPDYTLVGQKDAQQSIIIRRMVRDLSMDTEVVICPTHREPDGLVTSSRNALLSVPERQAATALYRGLQQAQKLVERNGVRDAETLIGAVRQVLDSEPLVRPEYIALVDMENLAPLTAIAEGEECLLALAAYVGQVRLTDNIILVGSTE